A genomic stretch from Edaphobacter aggregans includes:
- a CDS encoding transporter codes for MKSVVLRVLSRSLLSLTLASVSLSSHAQQLGHYIGGFTGLENGSSPPPGLYVASFGLIEPIDSIRGPAGNTVLKPDINVGGAIAAYSVTTEKKFLGAEYGLAFMVPVLNTRFNSNLFDATEVSAGLSDILFMPINLGWTKGKANYTVNYSFYAPTGEFDPNSALNPGLGFWEHQIQGGLTYNIDKKKLWNTSGLTTWEINHSKLGTNLKTGPIFTGEYSFGRRFFKYQMNAGVVGYASQKLSPDSGLPPLLSGYLDRAFGVGGEWKYTDIKHKLAFDVRYQQQYGVQLRTSGQVLIFSITFLNMLPPPKPAK; via the coding sequence ATGAAGTCAGTAGTCCTTCGCGTCCTCTCACGGTCCCTGCTCTCACTTACTCTGGCCTCCGTCTCGCTCTCCTCGCATGCGCAGCAGCTAGGCCACTACATCGGCGGATTCACAGGCCTTGAAAACGGTTCCTCCCCACCCCCCGGTCTCTACGTCGCCTCCTTCGGCCTGATCGAGCCCATCGACTCCATCAGAGGTCCTGCAGGCAACACTGTCCTCAAGCCCGACATCAACGTTGGCGGTGCCATCGCGGCTTACAGCGTCACCACGGAGAAGAAGTTCCTCGGCGCAGAATACGGGCTCGCCTTCATGGTCCCCGTGCTCAACACCCGATTCAACTCCAACCTCTTCGACGCCACGGAGGTATCTGCTGGCCTCTCCGACATCCTCTTCATGCCCATCAACCTCGGCTGGACAAAGGGCAAGGCCAACTACACCGTCAACTACAGCTTCTACGCCCCCACCGGAGAATTCGACCCCAACTCAGCTCTCAACCCCGGCCTCGGCTTCTGGGAGCACCAGATCCAGGGTGGCCTGACCTACAACATCGACAAGAAGAAGCTCTGGAACACCTCCGGCCTCACCACCTGGGAGATCAACCACAGCAAGCTCGGCACCAATTTGAAGACCGGGCCCATCTTCACCGGCGAGTACAGCTTCGGCCGCCGCTTCTTCAAATACCAGATGAACGCCGGTGTCGTCGGCTACGCCTCGCAGAAGCTCTCTCCTGACTCCGGCCTCCCCCCTCTGCTTAGCGGCTACCTCGACCGTGCCTTCGGTGTCGGCGGCGAGTGGAAGTACACCGACATCAAGCACAAGCTCGCCTTCGATGTCCGCTATCAGCAGCAATACGGAGTCCAGCTGCGCACCTCCGGCCAGGTCCTCATCTTCAGCATCACCTTCCTGAACATGTTGCCGCCACCCAAGCCAGCGAAGTGA